In the Ipomoea triloba cultivar NCNSP0323 chromosome 6, ASM357664v1 genome, one interval contains:
- the LOC116023809 gene encoding protein TIC 20-I, chloroplastic-like, with translation MMLNGSCLTSGVGYKPYMPSTAKSYNSAYLCIPPPPSKVAASSIRSSLKPRQTLLSCSYRGISSVSSLPLHWRDDAFSCTTPKLQRESHFPLLPRRAFKDVSLAYGALSLHSSKLNFSCATLKLPRQRRFFLSPRAFKDGSYDYPYRAMTEKPKWWWRTLACLPYLMPLHMTWYFAAESYHLRPLIEKSDFLSKPYNNFLQRLPSWLLMAYTFIACFAIVKRKECPHFLRFHVMMAILLENLMHIIIIVYGWMPPFVHWGNNIGTHIWTAVTFVCIMTVLKCMKCALSGMYADIPFVSDAADFHLKYG, from the exons ATGATGCTAAATGGATCTTGTCTGACTTCTGGGGTTGGTTATAAGCCTTATATGCCCAGCACTGCTAAGTCTTATAATTCAGCTTACTTGTGCATTCCTCCTCCACCTTCCAAAGTTGCAGCCTCTTCTATTAGAAGTTCATTGAAACCCCGTCAAACTCTTTTATCTTGTTCCTACAGAG GAATTTCTTCTGTATCATCACTCCCTTTGCATTGGAGAGATGATGCCTTCTCATGTACTACACCGAAATTACAAAGGGAAAGCCATTTTCCTCTTTTGCCTAGAAGAgcattcaaggatgtttcccttGCCTATGGTGCACTCTCATTGCATTCTAGCAAGCTTAACTTCTCATGTGCTACTTTGAAATTACCAAGGCAAAGACgtttctttctctctcctaGAGCATTCAAGGATGGATCCTACGATTACCCATACCGTGCCATGACCGAGAAACCAAAATGGTGGTGGAGGACCTTAGCATGCCTCCCATATTTGATGCCTCTTCATATGACATGGTATTTCGCTGCAGAATCATATCATCTTCGTCCTCTCATAGAGAAATCTGATTTCTTGTCGAAGCCTTACAATAACTTCCTACAAAGATTGCCCAGCTGGCTTTTGATGGCATATACCTTCATTGCTTGTTTTGCTATTGTGAAGAGAAAGGAATGCCCCCATTTCCTCAGGTTCCATGTGATGATGGCAATACTGCTGGAGAATTTGATGCATATCATCATAATTGTATATGGTTGGATGCCGCCTTTTGTGCACTGGGGCAATAATATTGGAACTCACATTTGGACAGCCGTTACATTTGTGTGTATCATGACAGTCTTGAAGTGCATGAAGTGCGCACTTTCTGGTATGTATGCCGACATTCCATTCGTGTCTGATGCTGCTGATTTCCATCTTAAATATGGATAA
- the LOC116023811 gene encoding photosynthetic NDH subunit of subcomplex B 3, chloroplastic, whose product MGATNLAVPTTFRPPQFSPTTAVNHRRATTTFLPCRKKRISISCTAASLEFSSATTEKPLIELEFIGPKAEADGKYPVDKATAVSGEKLLRNIMADNKIELYAAYGKVMNCGGGGSCGTCIVEIIDGNDLLNERTNTELRYLKKKPESWRLACQTIVGNKENSGKVVVQRLPQWKK is encoded by the exons ATGGGTGCCACGAACCTGGCAGTGCCCACCACATTCCGGCCGCCACAATTTTCACCTACCACCGCCGTTAACCACCGCAGAGCCACCACCACGTTTCTCCCCTGCAGGAAGAAACGCATTTCCATCTCTTGCACCGCCGCGTCGCTGGAATTTTCCTCGGCCACAACTGAAAAGCCTCTAATCGAGCTAGAGTTCATAGGG CCAAAAGCAGAAGCGGATGGGAAGTACCCAGTCGATAAAGCCACGGCAGTGAGTGGTGAGAAGCTTCTTAGGAATATAATGGCGGATAACAAGATTGAGCTTTATGCTGCCTAT GGAAAAGTGATgaattgtggaggtggtggaaGTTGTGGTACTTGTATTGTGGAG ATTATAGATGGAAATGATCTCTTAAACGAGAGGACAAATACAGAACTCCGATATCTAAAGAAG AAACCAGAGTCATGGAGGCTAGCATGCCAGACTATAGTTGGAAATAAAGAGAACTCTGGCAAG GTAGTAGTCCAGAGGCTGCCTCAATGGAAGAAGTGA